taatatgttttgtttattattatttttatttaaaagagtatttataatgttttaaaatattgagaaatatttataattatgttagatttcaataaagataaatataatttatataaaaataattgaattatatactCTAACAAAGTTTAAAGTAGAGGGCGCAGGATAAGCGCAAGCAAGGAAGCGGGCTCACGTTAGTGAAGGTAGCATAGAAATACAGGAAAGAGCGGGTGAAGAAATTGAAGAGAGAGGCGGACATTTCTAAGTAGAGAAACGAACTACTTAACCAACACATACCAACTCACACATTACCCCCCAAACAGGCTACATTTCAAAGAAgaacgcacacacacacacacccacgcATTGTGATATCCGACGCCATTCTCATTTCTCACATCTGCAAGTCGAGAAATTCCTCTCTGTAAGCTCTGATTCCTGCGGATCTCTTCCGGTTTTAATCGGCATTGGATNNNNNNNNNNNNNNNNNNNGTTAGTTCTTTTAtcttatttcctttttcctgCAATGTTTCGGATAtgtatgtgtttgtgttttttgtgttTGAAACAATAGTAAATCTGTGGTTAGTGTAGTCTAGAAGTTGTGTGGTTAGGGCATTGAGCTGAAGAGAGCTTGCACTTCGTGAACGTGCCTCGTGGGGAATGTTTTTTGTTATTGATACAGAAGATTTGTCCGCTTATGAACCTCTATTTGTCTTTGGTATCCATGATAGAAAGTCGCTGTCGCTAAAATGCACCttggaaataaattttctCCGGGAATTTTGTCCAAGTAGTTTTAAATCGGGAGGTCTGTACTTTAGGTTtgattaattttggtattttgagCTCAGCTAGCTGCAAAGGAAGTAAGGTTGAAAATTATggctttgtttattttcatctttccACCATCCAATAGACAGCCAGATGTATTGTGAATGTTTGCCAATATCTTTATAGAACATACAATTCAGTCTGTTTTAGATTATTCTTACACTAATATAAAACGCCCGAcaaacattttaaaaacacTCGAAAACATACGCATATCTTTATCTTTCTCTCCATACctaccaaaaataaagaaaaacaccTTAAAAATAGAACCCAAGAAAGCTTATGGGTGGTAATGGTTCTAGATTGGGGAGAATTGTTGTCTACTAATTTAGTCTTTCAGGCTAATGCTTGATGTGCGAAACCATAGTTATTCAAGCCCCTGAAAAGTTCGTATCTCCTGTTGGCATTTAGAAGTGGAATGAACAGATAAGTTTCTTAAGTCTCGGTGGACTATACAGTCTATACTTATGCACATTATATTGTGTTTGGTGTCTTGCCAGTTACTATTTGATCCTGgcattcaaaaataaaattaggtgTTGGGAAAAACATGTCAGTTACTACATGATCGCTGTACTTGTTCTATGTTCTAGTAATGTCTGATTGAGTGGTCACAGTATTTAGTGGAGCAAACTGCTATGGTTTGGCACTGGAAACCAATATAACTCTTTCTTTTGCTCTGTAATTAAGaattatccaattaaaatttatcaactGTTACTTAGTATAGTAAACATGTAGTTTCATTAGTTTGTTTTAATACTGCTCTCTAAACATCTCTTACCCTTACAGTTTATGAATATATCCGCTTACTATgttctataaatatttctttcttgaaaatagTGGGAGATTTGCAATTATTACTAGTTCAGACATTTCTCTCATAGAACTACTGTTTTTGATCCTGTCTAAACTTGGTTTTGTTGATATACCGTTATGGGTTTCAGaggttattttatttatttatttattttctgaattataGCACTATTAGTTCATTCTTCCAAAAAATGTATGTACCCTCAGTCTTGTTGGATTTGAATGGAAAACACACAGAAAGATGTGCCAGATGTGTGTGTATTGTTCTTTCGTGGGTTCTCTAGGCAGATATCCTGGTTGCTAAGGGGGTGGGTTTCTCTGGTATGCTAAGTTACTGAGAGTGAAACCTGTGTCTGGAAACAACTGAATCATACTACGTTCTCCAGCTCACCCATCCCCTGTTTTGCGCATCTGAGAAGAAAAGTTCATAGATAGGGACAAGTGACATATCTTCATGGAAAATTCtagaattgtatttttaagaatGGCCTGAGTGGATATGTTTCCCATAGACTTAAGTAATCATTAATCATGTAAAATTAGTGCTGTTATTGGTTTAGATAAATCAGTCTAAGAATAAACAAATAGCTGGTTCAGTCTTGCCTAAGTTGCAGTATATTAGATATGTGCACTACTCAACTGTATTTGAAGCAGGGATTTGATGCTTAATATTGTGTTTCAGATGTGGTCAGCACAAGTTCTCATCTGAAATCCATTTTAGGAAGACCTGGAATGATTACCATGAAGAATTCAGCATTCTGCAACCCAAGTAGATTGCCTATATATGGTAGAAATATTACATCATCTACAAGCGGGCGTGGTGCATTACTTGTGTCATGTGTGAAGACCTCTGAAGCTACTGTTACAGCAACATCCAAAGGTGAATTGTTTTGTTGTATAGATAATAAAgaactgaaaaagatgtgTTGCACCCTCAATatccttttgtctttttgtatACATAAAATCATACAATGTCTACTTCCATTTCAGGCAACTCTAATGGAGCTTTTCTGTCAGATAGTCAACAAAATCGGTTGTCAGAGAAGAAATCATCACCTAGTGCTACTCTTCCCAAGGGTTTTGAGGTGTTTGTTGAATCTCATTTTATCCTATTTTTCTGTGTCTGTTAAGATGCCTTATTTATACAGAGTCAATCATACACTAGTTAGCTCTAGTAACTTTCAGTTATCTTGTTTTGCATGTAATAGATGTAGGTTAGGATCAGATATCTtgccttttgtttttgtgctCTGTTTGCTCATAAACATGTTATATTCATTTCAGGCCCTACTATCAGAAGTCTGTGATGAGACAGAGATTGCTGAGCTTAAATTTAAGGTAACGAATCAATGCTCTGCAATGAGTTGTATTCCAATTAAGACGTATGGGTTCTTATTCTAGTAGATGCTGAATTCTAGAAAAGTAAAgtattattaaagaatgtgGAACTGGATTATTCTGTTACTAAGATAAAGATATTATCAAGGGAGAAACCATCAAGTTTGTTCTGTCTGTTTAAAAAGAGGATCAATCTTATATAATTGTGCTTGTATACAAATTGCAAATTTAAGATTTAAAGAAAGGTCAGAGAAAGTAGTCCCTAGCGTTTCATCAAGGTTTAGTTAAACAAGTTTAATCCTGAATGTCGTAAcaatatgttatattttacaaCCATTACACACTCACATTTGTGCATTTATACATGGATGATGGGGGTATCACTGCTTAGTAGTTATTGATAACTGTTGGAGTATGTTATCTGTCCCAGTTTAATATTAAATCGTGGTATAATGTTAGCTTATTTACAAGGATTACATTGTTTCTGGTTCTAGATGTTGCTTAGTACGTTGCAGCTGTAAGGTATAATTAGGCTTGTTAATCAGCACAGTGTTCATGGAATAAAACTTGCAGAATATTGCCATTGGCAGCTTTTTATTGTGCCAATCCATGCTTTAGACAttctttttatgtaatttattttcattatgtaACAGATTGGATCCTTCGAATTCCACATGAAGCGGAAAATTGATGCCCCAACAATTCCCCCACCTGTTGTTTCCCGAATAACTGCACCACCTGTTCCAAGTAAACAAGCAAATGAATCTACTCCTGCTGTTCCTCCACCCCAACCAAAAACCGAGAAGGTTAGCCCATTTACAAATGTCTCCATTGAGAAGGCAGCCAAATTGGCAGCACTGGAGGCCTCTGGATCAAGTAGCTATGTTTTAGCATCATCACCTACGGTACGTACTGCAAAATGTCTCATTAGTGTAGCAATGGGATATACTTTGTTAACTTGTTTACAATTCCCATATTAGGTTGGTTCATTCCGAAGAGCCAGGACTCTGAAAGGAAAGAAGCAACCACCTGCTTGTAAAGAGGTACTACCTTACAAGgaatttcctttattttttcttgtgaatGAAGGAAACTTCAGAATACTGGGCACTAGAATTCTATTGATCAACACACTACTTCTGAGATATGCTTTGCTCCTGGTATTGAGTTGCtgttatttgtttaatattcaTGTCCCTTAATGCTTTGTGTATCTTAAATATCCAAATATGTTAAGCACTTTGACATTAAGAATATATGACTCCATTGTGATTTGAAGCTAATGGTGAACTCTGTTTGTTAGGAAAACATCACAATTCTGTTTTTAAGGTAGTGTTGGGTCTAGAACCACCATGGCATGATTAATCAAGTTTTGTAATATGTTTTCCCCTTCCCCTCCATAAATCAGGAAGCAGAAGTAAATAACTTTTGTTTCAGTTAATCAATCAATAAGCCTAAGTTGAAACATCAACCATTGCTCTGAAGTGCTCACTGTCTTGTGCATGATGACTCTCTCCATCCAATAAACGCCATATGTTTGATCTGATATAAGATGAGTTTGTGGGGTCTGGAATTAGCAAATCAGCTATAAAATTATGACACCATGTAAATGGCTATAATTTGGGCTTAATATGGTTGAAGAGAATGCTGGTTTCTTTCAGGATCACTAGACAGTCTTTATTGCTTTGCTAGGATGGAATTGTGTTTCTGTCATCTTCAAGCTTATTATCTGGTTTAACTGTATCAAAGTGCTATGTGGTTACAGAGATTATATTATCAGATTATCTTTTTTgacctcttcttcttccaagtAACAAGGGATCCTTCTATCAAGTTCTATATTATTGTGTCCCTTTATGAGTTTCGTAtacttgttattttattatcatcattattcCACTTGTTGCCGCACTAGTAACAGTTTGCTTTATTTCATGCTGGTTAGTGTGGCACCATTTTATACATTATTCATACATTAAGATAAGATATGAAAACCCATTTACTTCACTATTATGCTTGTTCTTTCGCGTACATTCAGGGTGATATGATCAAGGAGGGTCAAACAATAGGCTTTTTGGATCAGTTTGGCACTGAACTTCCCGTCAAAGTGAGcctcattttgaattttctcatTGTACCACTGCCTTCGAGATTAAATACTAATGATCTTTCTCTCTTCTTATATGGTCCCGTTGGGATAAACACTTTGCAGTCAGATGTGGCTGGAGAAGTCTTGAAGTTCCTTTACGCCGATGGGGGTATAAAACCTTGAACATTTTCTTTcgaattacattttttttttcacatttatacCTGAAAATTGTCTCCATAAATATGTGGGTTTCCTGAAAATCTTCCTTTATTCACTAGATAACCCGTCAAAGCGCTCATACctttttccaaaataaacTTCTTATTGCATGTGTTCCAACGAAAATCTGCCAGTAGAACAGAAAACTAACTCAGTATGAATTGCATTGCATACCTTCTCGGTACAGTTATTCCAGACGACCGAGTTATCCTACTTCCCATGATAAACTCTGCTGCATATTGGCAGTGATAGACGTTAATACTTACCTACGGCTTGAGTTGTTTAAGATAACCAGCTTATTTCTCATTTTGCACTCGCACTGCAGAAGCTGTTGGTTATGGAGATCCCCTCATCGCTGTACTGCCATCATTTCATGATATCAAGTAATCCCCACTTGAAGCAGAAGTAGAAATCGGGTGAAGCACTGGAGCTTTACCCTCACCATTGGGAAATTTCAAGATgcgttttctttttctgtttcttttgtcatcaattttcaagaaacaaaacatatatCTGATCTTGTTGTGGCATTTGGTAGGAGAGGAGGATGGAGTCCGAATCGGATCAAGACTTCATATTTCTGATCATATTACTGCCTGTTACCTATATTACATTTGGATTAATGGATTTAAAATTAGGAATTTCATGTCCCTAATAACAAATCGTTTAAATTTGTTCAGATAatcataaaagattttaaattctttagctttaattttgaactatattttataaaaaggtaaaattatattgttggtcctataattttaggTTATTAGCATTTAGGGTTCTATAAACTTATTccgtttatatatttagttttttttttggttgatgAATTTAGTCCTAAATGtctcatttttagtccttttcctggcaaaattaattacaactcATAGTTATAGGATAATGATATCTATTACAGTGTGAGGGTGGTGGGAACGAAATTATCTATGTAgccttaatttattaaaagagGACCAAATATGAGATTGtcaattcttaaaaaaaaaagattaaatatatagagtAAGTCACGgtattaaaaattctaatgacttaaaatttatagaataaaaaatatataaaatattaataagtttCAAATTCGTTGATTTGGAATTAGTTTCATATTATtccatcaaattcaaataattccaTCCAGTCATTCACTAAGTTGATGTATTAGGAATTTTTAAGAGCCCATTGTATCaagtattattattgtttacaCTTGAAAATAAGCGGCGCATTTCTtcagtaatttaatttataatgagtAGCAGCaagttaatttgaattaaataaatatatattttttattaatatcgatcaatttgataaattttaattaaagaatttatttttgtaggccacaatcatatcataataaatttacacaaatctcCAGAAAATGTCGGTGCAAATTATCCcaagcaaaaataataaagtagcTGGCGCTGGCCGTAGATGCCAAACTCATGTTGGGGGCGTTAGAACTGATTCCTATACTCTAAGAAAGCGTCCCccaattttctctctctagatcAGCTATGGCCGCCCCGGCTACGCTCCCGATCTCCAATCCCCAATCGGAATCCCAGCCACCGATCGCCACCCCCGCTTTCCGCGCCTTTCTCTCCCGCCTCAACGCCACCGTCCGCCACGGCTTCTCTCAGCGCCGCCCCTGGTTGGAGCTTCTCGACCGCTCCTCCTTCTCCCGTCCTGACTCCCTCGCCGAAGCTGCCTCCCGCATCCGCAAAAACTTTTCCTACTTCCGCATCAACTACATCTCCCTCCTCGCCCTCTCTCTCGccttctctctcctctcccACCCGTTTTCCCTCATTGTGTTATCATCCCTCCTCGCCGCGTGGCTCTTTCTGTACTCGTTCCGTCCTTCGGATCAGCCGGTTGTGGTTGCGGGCCGTACGTTTTCTGATCGCGAGGTTCTGGGCATTTTGGTGGTGTCTACTATAGTCGTGGTGTTCCTAACCAGCGTAGGGTCGCTGCTCATCTCCGCCTTGCTTGTCGGCCTTGCTGTGGTTTGCACGCACGGTGCTTTCCGCATGCCtgaggatttatttttggatgagCAGGAGCCGATTAATTCTGGGTTTCTCTCGTTCCTAGGTGGGGCTGCCTCCTCCGCTGCGGCTGCAGCTGCTCCTGCTGTTGCCACGCGTGTGTAACTCAGTTGTCTTCAGATCTGATCGGTTTTAATGGGATTCAAACCGAAAGGTACGTAATTCTAGTCAGGCTTTTCGACCTTAATTGAGTTCAGTTCGACTGAGTTGTGTATCCTTCGACAGAAATAGAGCAATTGTATTCTATTTTGGGTATTTACTTAAACATTTTGTATCATTGATTTAATACAGGATCTAAATTGTAAGATCTTTGGTTGAATGGtttacaaatttttacttCATTCTTAGCCTTTGACGATCCGCAGAAGATTTATTGTGATATCTTTGGTTCGTGCTTCAAAGTGGCTGGTGACTGAACATTTATTGTGATATCTTGAAATATTGAATTGGCTTATAGAGtgcaattcatttttttcattttctctcgTGTAATTAAGCTAGAAGGAAGTGGGAGGGCATTATATGACAGACACTGGAAAGTTTAGGGGACACAGGAAGTAGGCGGGTTTCATGTTTGTAGAATGTTGTAAAAGTAATCTAGCAGTTCTGTATTTAGGTCTGGATTTAGAGACCCAAGAATGATGGTCGAATCCTGTGCTGCCTCGTAAGCTTTATTGGTAAAGTACAAGTATTATGGCAATCCGTAACTCATCTGAATGTTTGATTTGGATTCTAATAATAAACGCATTGTTTATGTTCATAGCTCTGTGAGTTACCTGTACTCTTCGAGCTAAAGGGACTGTGTTTTTTCAACtgttagaaaaattgaacGTAATTTATATGGAAATATGAAGGAATTAAATCGGATAACCGAAAGGGGTCAGAAACTAAGCTGGGAGCACATATATGTAGTAGTCAGAATTTGCATTTATATGTTCTGGATGCACTTTATGTGCAGACTTGAGAGTAGAACATCCATTTATAATAGTGGAGTGTTAGTTTCAAGTACCGCTACAATCCTTTAGTTTTGAAACAATATTGTGAACTTGCTTAATAGGGCCTTCTTGTCCTCATAATTTGTGTCAAATGCTGGTGTTTGCCCTTCCTAGCAATGGACAATTTCCATAGCTGAAGGTTGAGGATTTCCTACCCTCAATCTTCTCAAGGCAAAATTATCAGTTGCACTTGTTCAAATTTCTGAGAAATTCTAGACCGATTTTCTGCATAAGATGGATTTAGTATTGTCCAAATGCACCAAATAGACTGTGATTGTCAATATTGTTGGTTCAGTGTATGGCCTGCAGCTTGTAGTTATGGTGTTCATCACTCGGCCTTCTGCGTTCATATGTGTTCTTGTACACAATCTAGCCAAAGAGAAACGATGATAACAATGACGTAAGGTACTGTTCAGCCATAGACAAACTCTTCCATGTTTATGATAATGCTACACTTGAGCTTTTTGCGCATATATCTCATTCGAGTGTAAAGAATGCTTTCTTTTGTGGAGCTTCAGCTGTTTGTTAACTTGTTTTACAACGACCAACTGAGTATGGCGAGTCCCCAGCACTTATTCCACATTTCTGTTAACTGAAAGACTTCCATAGATTGTTAGCAgggtgtttttatttaaattgactGCAAGCACAGAAGTGAAGTCGTCTCACCTTTTTCTCCTACTGCAATTATTGCTGTAAAAATCGAGGTGGGTAATTTCATTGTAGTTGCTCCATGTTTAGATGGTGTTTACTTGCTAAGTGTGATGTCTGATTACCGCGATATCAAATGAGTTTGTTTAAGCAGAGtgcaataaaaagaaaaaatacataaatagaaCAACGATAAATAACTTGCATCAATGCATCAATGGGGTcacaaatcataaataatatttgtgttaattgtatttagcaaatatttcaagttttttagTGAATCagctaatatttgaattatcaataagtcaaaattggtgaatatatacacatatatataataataatatgtgagTATTTGGTctcattttattcaagttactataatttaattatcattataatattgATGTATATTGAGATAAGTTATTTTAATCTATATACCACTATTTATAtcgaaattataaataatatctacaataattaattgtaagtTATTTATTAGTAACTTTTTTAacattagttataattaaaaaaatttaaattttattataataataataacatataatatttataaaaataaaaaactgaaaaataaataaataaaaacaaggcTACTCGCCGTGGCTGGAGCGTCGGCCGTGTCTTGTCAAGGCTTGACAgccacaaaagaaaaaaaaaaaaacaaatctaGTCGTCCACGACTCGAAATCTTGGACGGTGTTTTCGATTTTGAGAAGTGGATGTCATTTACgactcaattttttatttaaaaaaaaatcaatgtgtCTAGGATTCGATctaaatttgttatattatttaaaaaatattattttatctttttttataataaataaataattaagccATCATTAATCAGTagaattcaatttattaaattctcaaatattacatatatacccCCAAACATTCTTATTTTTCCAATCTTCCCTCCCTTTTTTGGAGGGTGTTTTGGGGTTAGAGAAAATCAGtttaaattcaaaagtaaatacaaataggaagaaaaacaacaagatACGACacctaataattaaattattttgcagttaattaaattattttggggTAACAGCCAATTCATGTGGAAgcttattaaaattattcgagccataaagtaaattaaaattaagaataattatatttatacctcCTGATCTGTATacaatttacacaaatcatcccTGTTATTTGCagaattacaataattacacctgacaaccaaaaaataagagtagtttgtgtaatgatactaatatttttagagtGTCGTGTAATTgttcaaaaaaataaggggTGGTTTGTGTTAGAGGTAATGATATTTTGGTgggtgtatatgtaattatctaaaaagtaggaataatttgtgtaaacagACCATAGATTAAGAggagtaaatttaattatctgTTAAACTTATATAGTTGCAATTATTTAGGATAAGCTCTGCAAGAAGCTGATCACATATATTCCAGAgcttttttattgaaaataaattaaaatgaatgctttttgtcttatataatttatgatttgaatggcttaaattaagtttattaagccaaagtttataaatttcttctcCCCAAATTTTGCAGTTCacagataaaattataagtatttatttttttccccaaatacttcaattttagttttgaataACTCCTAATTTTACTAGAATTGAATTTATGATttctatgatttattttcgtcacaaaaataaaaattaaggataattatactttcctcccatgagatttggtgtaattacaagtaGATTCCTTGTGGTTTGAGGAATTACATATAGAATTCCTAAAATTTGCTTTTGTCAAGTAAATAAGTTCGTTcgtggtcaaaatttattgaatttgttgatataaactaaaaaaaattgaatggtaaattgatatttactattgattgacttattactgatttattgtaggtcaaataaatcttttatcactaaactacccttatagcggtgaagatatacctcctcatatgcattaacatgtgaagatgtataagaataatatggttataaaatgatttatttgaccaACAATAATTCAGTATAAGTCAATCGACGGTAAATACGGATTCTTCACACGTGAATACATGTCTTTTtactgttataagggtagtctgattgtaaaagatatatttaaactgcaataaatcaattataagtcaatcgggagtaaatatgaacttttattcagtttttcttttttgttaatacatcaaattcgataaattttgactggagaaggaacttatttattagataaaaataaatctaaaaaataactttttcagatcatataaaatttatgtataattatattaaatttaaaaaaaagaatataataattctaaaagTTATTACAAATACTGTTCTTACCGAACGATATATAAGTGAAGAAAAGTAATTAAAGCACTCATTCTATTAGTACTTGTgtactttttcatttatgacGAATTCCTTAACCTTTCGAGGTGACCACCTAGCCTTTCATGTTGTATTGtagtactatttatttaataaaatttatatttatcgaaaaaaaaataaaaaaattaaagcacgTGGTAAAGTTGATTGGACTACATCTAGACTATAGTTAGAAAGACAGCATTATTACTGAATTAGGTGTCCAATTCCATCATTGCCTTGCCTCCTACATAGACATAGACACACTCACCAATCAATCCTAGTTTAGTTGCTGCTCCCAACTATTATTAACACaaattacatacatacacCATCTCATAAttcctcaaaaaaaaaaaaaaaaacaaaaaaacaaaacatatagaaagagaaaaatgaaaataagtaaCTATGTGTTGAAAAcatatggtatgtttggatttgtgttttgaggtaatttaaaataagttgtgtaggtttgatgtttgaatttgagagcaaaaaattactgttccttgtcaaatcatatctcttttatatataaatatgtatatatataaatattatatgtttataatagtaggtgttgatgattaatatataattgttatagttGTCGACAGTTGTTAGATAgttgatattaataactattacTAATTTACTCAGAAAATAGTAGTTCATCGCTTTTACTTCAAGAAAACGAGAATTGATTCTTTCATTGTCCCACTAGGTGTAAAAACATCACTAACCAATCATATAGTAAACTATGATGTATGGATACGGACACAGCGACATATACACAATACAATACGGACATGGCgacagaaaaaatataaaaaaattaggacaGGACATGGCACTGACACGactatatatagtataatatatattcttaatttttcataaaattaaaatatataaatataacataagtATGTCttacatctatatttttaataaattgtggctcaaaaaatacaataatcagtttattttaaaaagaaca
This region of Sesamum indicum cultivar Zhongzhi No. 13 linkage group LG4, S_indicum_v1.0, whole genome shotgun sequence genomic DNA includes:
- the LOC105160843 gene encoding uncharacterized protein LOC105160843 (The sequence of the model RefSeq protein was modified relative to this genomic sequence to represent the inferred CDS: added 34 bases not found in genome assembly), with amino-acid sequence MESAAVLRSSHYVVSTSSHLKSILGRPGMITMKNSAFCNPSRLPIYGRNITSSTSGRGALLVSCVKTSEATVTATSKGNSNGAFLSDSQQNRLSEKKSSPSATLPKGFEALLSEVCDETEIAELKFKIGSFEFHMKRKIDAPTIPPPVVSRITAPPVPSKQANESTPAVPPPQPKTEKVSPFTNVSIEKAAKLAALEASGSSSYVLASSPTVGSFRRARTLKGKKQPPACKEGDMIKEGQTIGFLDQFGTELPVKSDVAGEVLKFLYADGEAVGYGDPLIAVLPSFHDIK
- the LOC105160844 gene encoding PRA1 family protein B1 — encoded protein: MAAPATLPISNPQSESQPPIATPAFRAFLSRLNATVRHGFSQRRPWLELLDRSSFSRPDSLAEAASRIRKNFSYFRINYISLLALSLAFSLLSHPFSLIVLSSLLAAWLFLYSFRPSDQPVVVAGRTFSDREVLGILVVSTIVVVFLTSVGSLLISALLVGLAVVCTHGAFRMPEDLFLDEQEPINSGFLSFLGGAASSAAAAAAPAVATRV